The DNA region CTGTGGATCGGCAAGCTCGTGGCGGGGGGAGACGGCGTCAATATCGCCGGGCGGCAGGTGATCGTCAATGTCGTCGCCGGCGTGGTTCGCATCAGCCTTTTGCTGGCCTACTTATGGTTTATCTCCCGCTGGAAAGATATTCACCGCGTCTTCCAGTATCATGGCTCCGAGCACAAGAGCATTTTCGCCTATGAGTCTGGCTTCGATCTGACGGTGGACCGCGTGCTCACGCAGACCCGTTTCCACCCTCGCTGCGGCACCAGCTTTCTGCTGATTGTAGCCCTTGCGGCGGTGATCTTCTTCGTAGTCGTGGATTCCATTGTCGTGTCCCTGTTCGGCGATTACGGCAGTGTCTGGGCGCGTCTGGCGGTCCATCTGCCGCTGATTCCCATTCTTGCCGGAATCTCCTATGAGTTCCTCAAGTTCTCATCCAAGCATACCGACAACGCGCTGGTGAAGATTCTCATTCAGCCCGGTCTGTGGTTGCAGCGGATCACTACTCAGGAACCCGATCCGTCCATGTGCGAAGTCGCCGTCACCGCCCTCAACACCGCCCTCGAGGGCCATGTCGAATCGGCACCCGCGCCCGTTTCGTCACCGGAAACGACCGTTCAGTCTTAATTTTGGCTTTTGGGTTTTTGGGCCTTTAGCCTCGGAGGTTCCATGAAATCAGTTCTGATCTCGCTGTGCATGATCGCGATTGTTTCGTCCCTCTGCTTCGGTCAGGCCTGCGGCAGCAAATGTTCTGCCGCCGACAAGAAAGCCGCTGGCGGCTGCTGCGCTGCCGCGACTAAAGCATCTTACACCGATGCCCGCCTGATGCCCGAATGCGCGCCGTCTCAGGTGCATGATTTCCACCGGGTGCTGATGCCCTTCGTCGAAGCCCGCAGCAATGTCGAGCCCAGCTACATCAAGGACAATGCCAGGTTCCTGTTGGCTGCTGCCCAGCCCGTCCTCAAGTCCAAAGCCTGCTGCCCGGCCTTCAACCAGAAGACCTTTCGGCATGGTGCCAAGGACCTCGTCAAGCACTGTGAACAGCTCCAGAAACTGTCCCTCGACAAAAAGGTCAAGGATGAGGCCGTCCTTGCACAGATGAAGCAGGTGGAAGACGATTTCGTCGTCCTCTCCAACTCCTGCCAATAGCCCGTTCCCCACTTCGATTTCCCCTTAGGGCGGCCCATGGCCGCCTTTTCTTTCGCCCACCCTACGTCCGCCTTCGCGCCACCCCCAATCCATGTCATTCTGACGCCCGCTTCCCCAATAATTTGTCATTCTGACGCCCGCTTCGGGCGGAAGAACCTCGGGTTCATCAGTGCCCCTTACATCTTACTTCCGGCGGCCTCCCGGCCGCCTCTTCATCGCCACCCCCATCAACGAAACGCGACCACCACCAAACATTGTCATTCCGTTCCGCTTCGGAACGGAATCCCAAACCCCAGCGGCCCACATCCACAACCCGGCCGAAACCTATTTCAACTTTCCCATTTCATTCTTATCTTAAGAAAAAGCACCTCAAGGCCCACACCCATGCGCCCGATCCTCCTG from bacterium includes:
- a CDS encoding DUF1385 domain-containing protein, with amino-acid sequence MNSNGNPIVNQEPQGNTTRKELSTELALGGQAIIEGVMMRSPDRVAMAVRTPDGSVATKSYPYTPVTRRFKLLGLPVIRGAVGLVESLKIGMDALNWSAQQATVDASSEVKEKAGMKEKLGIGLSMMVALVIGLGLFMYFPLWIGKLVAGGDGVNIAGRQVIVNVVAGVVRISLLLAYLWFISRWKDIHRVFQYHGSEHKSIFAYESGFDLTVDRVLTQTRFHPRCGTSFLLIVALAAVIFFVVVDSIVVSLFGDYGSVWARLAVHLPLIPILAGISYEFLKFSSKHTDNALVKILIQPGLWLQRITTQEPDPSMCEVAVTALNTALEGHVESAPAPVSSPETTVQS